One Primulina tabacum isolate GXHZ01 chromosome 10, ASM2559414v2, whole genome shotgun sequence DNA segment encodes these proteins:
- the LOC142505046 gene encoding uncharacterized protein LOC142505046: MRHKADNCPKLKQPTTRRAFVMHAKQADPDTTLIIGQILLAGIATTYLTPKPSSLLDSGATHSFVYEFFVKKFGILPVDVESGFRLTVPSGEHMISSSVVNDVELRLQKNIIRADLIVLPMPEFDIIFGMDWLTLNLATIDFRRRPVSIRQPNGKAFIFEAAQNNQIRSIEDVEVVKEFPDVFSDDVSGIPPER; encoded by the exons ATGAGACACAAGGCCGACAATTGCCCAAAGCTCAAGCAACCTACGACTAGAAGGGCATTTGTGATGCATGCTAAGCAAGCGGATCCAGACACTACGCTTATTATAGGACAAATATTGCTAGCGGGAATAGCTACAACATATCTTACCCCCAAACCCTCTTCCTTACTAGATTCTGGAGCTACGCATTCTTTCGTATATGAATTCTTCGTGAAGAAATTTGGAATCTTACCAGTAGACGTAGAGTCGGGATTCAGACTTACGGTGCCTTCTGGCGAACATATGATTTCTAGTAGCGTGGTTAATGATGTGGAACTTAGATTGCAAAAGAATATTATACGAGCGGATCTTATAGTACTACCTATGCCcgagtttgatattatttttggcatggattggctcacACTAAATTTAGCTACTATCGATTTTCGACGGAGGCCAGTATCTATTAGACAACCAAACGGGAAAGCCTTTATCTTTGAGGCGGCGCAAAACAATCAAAT TCGATCTATCGAGGATGTGGAGGTTGTCAAGGAATTTCCTGACGTGTTCTCTGACGATGTTTCTGGTATTCCTCCTGAAAGATAA